A region of the Festucalex cinctus isolate MCC-2025b chromosome 8, RoL_Fcin_1.0, whole genome shotgun sequence genome:
gAAGCCTCAACTTTTTGCATTCATTCTTCCATTGCCGTGTAGCTGCGTCAGTCCGCTGCGCCACGTGCTGCCGCTGGGATCCAATCAAGTCCAGATGGAGTCCCAGATGAGTCGCCTGGTGTCAGCACAACAGGGGATGTGGAGCAGAAAGAAGCCCTGGAGAGGTTGGTGGCCAGCTGCCATGTCTTCTTACCTGCGACACTAATGCCGACACGAGTTGATTGCAGACCTCTACCATGATGAACCTAATTTGGAtcatcatcacattttttttaatgtatttttattattcctcATTCATATTGCATGTGTATAATTGGGGCTATAAAAATGTTGGTATTGTCTCTGATGCAGGCTGCAGAGGCTGGAGCAGGAGGTGGTCGGCGGCGAGCAGGCCCGCAACAAAGAATTCCAGCAGAGGAAGCAGCAGAGGAGGAAAATGGCCGATCAGAGGAAAGCGCAGCTCATCAAAGCGTTGTCGGACAACAGCGAGGAGAGCGACAACGTGCTGTACAGCGTCTACGACTCCATTCAGGAGGAGATCCACGCCAAAGGCCAGATGTTGCTCAAGGTCCAAGGAAAGGTCGGTTAGTGCCAGAACATACTCGTCAAAAAACATTCAGTTATGTAACCAATATCTGATAAGGTCCATGACGAGAGCgctaagaaaagaaacaaacactGTCAATGAGGAAACAACAGGTGGTATCAAAAATTCctgaaaataattatataaaagCAAGAAATAAGACAATACACAtccttaaaaatacataaatataaagtaTATATTGTACtctgagataaaaaaaataaaaaataaatacatgaataaaagaaatttaaataagtgacactttaatgtaaaatacaaagcaaaatattgtgtgacagaattatggcaaaaaaaatatacattttgcgtatggtaatttttttacttttttttttttttttaagttactatTAATTATTTCAATCATCGATTAATctgtaaatgattttttttaaattattgataaatcaattggatgaaaataaTCATTGTTAAATGTCCATCCTATATTCAAAAATAGtacattatttataaataaataataataataaactagttTGTCCAGAAGCAAACATGTTGATCattattttccaaagtaaaatcagataattgcaaatatctcattttgattaaacacacagATATCCAGCTGCTTTTATGGAGGACGGATTGTGTAGAATGTTTACTGTTAAGAGAATTTGGATAATTTTAAGATAAACAAGGTCCTTACAATGGTTAACTgcttaattattaaaataagtcCTAAATAATCGATTGTTGGAcctctaaataatataatatagtgattattgttgttgttgttattatttctttattatctattATGTctactatttattttaatatactgtatatgtaaatataatgaaataagtgattttgttgtgttttttttggataaACATAATGGTAATTGAAGATGTGCATCCTAATATAAACGTAATCGAAATCCAGACTGTGAAAAAGAAAGAtgttactattaaaaaaaaaaaaaaaaaaaaaaaaaaaaagtgacctacATTAATGTCAATGAAAACTGAGCATGATTATCTTtgtaaaagcagcatttttgtGCTCTCATGTTGACCAAATCTATAACCTATATACTCGAGAATGTGTCAAAGAAGCATCTTCGAAAACACGGCCCTTTTTTCCCTCCGTCAGCTGAAAGCGGCCAAACTGGAGATCCGCGACCTTCAGGCGGAGTTTGAGGAGGAGCGGAACGACTACCTGGCGACCATTCGCCGTCTGGAGCGCGAGGGCCAGCTGCTCCACGGCCTTTTGGAGCGCATGGCGCCGCTGGTTCGCCGCGACTGCAACTACAGCAGCCTGGAGCGCCTGAAGCGAGAAGCCGCGTGGGACGAGGAGAGCGCCGCCTGGAGGTTTCCCGACGTGAGCGTCCAGAGAACCACGCTGCCGTCAGGTGGGATGCAGCTGGTCTTGAATCTCCATTTTCTGTAATTCTTTTCCCTCATTAGGGACGCGGGTGGACTAGATTTTCTAAACtatatttttaacaatatttaagGCGGTATTAAATCCCTATTGTGTCCCTCAGCTGTGCCTTCAAACCTCTCTCCGACCAAAGGCCCTGAAACATTTGTGGTGAGTTTCTGGTGTGGCTTCCTCCTCTCCTCATTCTCACTACCTGAAGACATTTACCCCCGCCCCTGTTGCAAATGTGTCTTTGTTCCCCAGCAGGTTGAGGAGGATCGGTACAAGGAGCTGCTGGACCGCAGCGACAGTGAAAACATCGCCAACACTTACTTCAAATGCAAGAGGGCCAGCCAGCTGCTCGCAGGCGAAACCGCTTCGGGActcagtaagattttttttttttttttttttttactctgtcaTCCCATTAGATTCGATATAATATGATCATCCCCCACTAATACTTCAGTCCGAGCCCAGCCACCAACAGCCACTAAGTGACTAACTAGCAGCCCACCAAGGCGcaccgaatattgtgttcaattgctataaaaacatggaccctccCAAGCAAAAGATTaaactctcttctttcatcaggaaaaaaaaaaaagagtatatttctgtttccgttttgaggcaattatcattagaatatagctaagtttcatcattattcacaaatctatttagagttgtgagtaattgagctttttttcaacatggccctggttgatcgcctttgctctgctgccacctgctggccgtttgtgcaataactaccatttcttcaaccattcgttgcagtttgcagtcttgatcaaagacttctgtatgctctagcataaaaaaaaaaaaaacataaaaaatgtataaatatgtctttgggacacttaacatttaaaattgggagcaaatgagttaatatgaccAAACGTGTTTGTTACAGTTCGATGAAACCAAGGTTggactttattatttttgttgtcattatgtagaaaaagaggaggaattATAAACAGTTCCAAATACCTGGCAGTATTAGCACATACGCTTCAGGCTTCTTCTAGTAAGGAATAAAAATGTTggcaaaagcctactagaacatctgaaatttATTTGTGGTAAATCAGTCATTTTAAATGGCGACAGGTGTGTGTTGACTCCCATTGAACAcaattttgaatgtgattggttcattCCAAACAGCTAAATCTCAGgttgagggtgtgcacacttatgcaacagCATCATTATTTTTGGTTCccctcttgaaaaaaaatgcacatttttgttcaattgtgCAGTACCGGTTATAGGTCATAGAAAAAGTTGTGAAAGTATTTTATCGtggtggttttttttcccctacaaaAATATATGCATCTCAgcaggggtgtgcagactttttatatccaccgtAGCTCCTCACATACATCAAAAGCTTGTTTCAAGATGTCACTTTGACTTCCTTAAGCTAATTATTGTACTACTTTCCTATATAAATAGGGCTttggcagcaaaaaaaataggTGACTGTGAATGATAGTGGATTCATTCAAAGAACATGAAGTTAATAAATTTGCCTTCTCCCACAGCCGCCCACGCCCCCTCCTCACTCTTGAACGGGCCACCCCACCTCAGCGTCAACGCGAGCCTGGACTCGGCCATACCACGTCCCTTCCGCCTGGAATCTTTGACCGTCCCGGCGTCCACTGGTAAGGCCaagcggaaaaaaaacaaatctcttCAGTAATGGAAGCAAGTGATAAAACACAACGAACACTATGTTATTTTCACAGTGGCACAGTAGTTTTGACTTTATAAACTAATTTTAAGAATTTGTATGcagtaataaaaactaaatgtttttaataatatacaCGTTTGATGCTTGAattaaatgtacagtatttaataaCATTGACAAGCAGTTTACAGAGCTCTTACTGACTCGTAAAATTTACTATCAATTTACCAAATATACTCCTTTTTGCGTCAGTGTCACATTTCACACTGTGGCCTGATTTCATCTTCcattgtagaatatgagttgaGGTTAGAGAGAGGTGTCAATTTCAGAATTTGACACCGTCGAAATATAAGCCACAGATAACGTCCCCGCCCCCGTTGGCCGAAGCCTGCACCTCAGCCGGCGATAACGCCGACCGCAAAAGGAAACAATCGGCCATTGAGGCTCCGCCGGCGTTACGTAACCACTCAAGGAAGGACTTAAAAGTCAAACACGCAAAAGGGGATACAGCGGTCAGAGAGAAAGGGCCGTCTAACTTAACACGCGTGCCGTGTTCAAGCTAATCTGATCATGGAAAAGCAGCAGGCCTCCCGAGTAAGACGAGTAGTAGGACCACATGCGAGTCAAACACTCTTCAGCAACTCCGAATATCTGCAGTCaaacgttttatttttcttgcccatttgtggagaaaaaaaatgacagtagaAATGGACTTTGCTACTTTTCAACCTGAAAGACAATTTGAGCATTTTTCCCAACAGAAAAAGTTTCTGAGAGATGATCgtgaattttttttggagcagggttattgtagtttttcAATTTTTCGTTTTAGtaagttttgatttcattttttttaagtgtagttttaatttattttcagggtggttttgtttatttctttttcagttttagttatttaagaaatgcttagttttcatgagtttcagtattagttttagttttttttttgttttttttgtttttacacaatgAGAgggatgtcatctgaaggtgcttttctattggctgctgctacaacccctagcaaaaaggcGTGGACCCTGAATTTCAAGGAATGTCAAAGTCCCGTAAACATTTTCTCTACTGGGAAACAATCAGTCATAAATGAGCTGCAACACAACAGGACATTGTTGGAAAAACTGCATAGAAAGACCGAGAAAGGAAAGAGCTGCTCCTTTTAAGTTCTTCAACCTCTTCGTCCTGAGCCAAGTGGCCTCTTAATCTCTCACTCCCTTTGATTGGTGAAGTCGAACCGCTCCGCTTACTTGTACGACTCGTCTCTGAGCAGTCCCAACTTCCTGAGCGCTTCTTTCCTGTCTGCGCCCATTCCACGCACCATCATCATCGTGTACGCCACAGAGTTGGATGCGTTGGGGGTGACCGGCTGATCCTCCGGGACGGTTTTGAGTCGCGGCTCAGGTTGCTTGATCTCGTTTTTGCGGTTGACGACGAAGGTAGCGGCTCGTTCTGGACCGGCCGCCTTTGAATTGTTGGGTAGCCACGCGGCCTGTTGCTCGCACCTGGCGTGGTGGTGGAAACTGGCGCTGTTCTGCAGACCCTTGACCCTGGGCCCGGGAGGGCCCGGAGCGTAGCAAAACGAGGGACTTCTCAACGGGCTTTTTGAAAATTCGTTTCCCACCGACGAGTTTGACTTGGGGAGCTCCAGTCGAGCGGGTTCCGACTGTTGGTCTTTGAGGAGGCCGAGTTTCTGCAAAGCTTCCTGTCGCACCACTTTGGGATCTGTTGCGTTCTTGAGACCGTGCGATGAGTTTGAAGCAGGAGTCGCTTCCTTATCTGTCTTCGCTGCGATGTTGGACGGGATTCTTTGGGGTTTTTGTGCAACAGGTGGCGGGCCTGTCCTACTAAACCTGGCGGCCGCTGAGATAGCTCTGTCGGACCTTCCCACATTTCCGCCGTTTGGACCTTCCGTGGTGACCGGAGTGCGTTTGACCAAGTCTATGGTGTGATCGACTGTGGGACATAACGGCGTTTTCTTTGTGGAGGCGCTCCGCCGCAGGTAAACAAGCGCATCATAGGATAAAGGTCCTCTTTCGCCTGTCTTCAAGTTATCTTTGGGTTTGACCTCCAAGGGTACGTCAACTGCAGCAGGCTTCTGGATGCAATTGTTACCAAACGAAAGAGACTTGTTCTTGTTTAGCTGAATAGCAGATTTCAACTTTGGTTCCGAACTATTGGAGCTGCTCGCCAAAACAAACGGCGTCGGTACAAGGTAGTTCTGTATGGGTTTGTTCTCTACCTTTTCCCTGATGGTTTCCATAGAGTTGTGCTTCTTCAGACCTAGAGGACAAAAGGATGTTTGTTAGCAAAGAAAAGCCAAGCTGACAGAGAAGATGATAAAACAAAAGATGAATTTCATTGGCAACTTTACAGCTAAATCTGCCACTGTCGCCGGGAAGATTAGCTCACCATTGAGTTTGGTTTTACTCATGGAGGCTGATAGGTCTGCCAGTCTGGAGGCCAGGCTGCCAGGATCGGGCAAGAAGTCCGTTTCGTCGTTGGACATCCCGCCATCGTCCTCGGCGTCCAAAGACTCGATGGTCTCCTCCAAAAACATAAGACAGGCTTTCTCCTCGGCGGACAAATGCTCCAGATTATCATCACTCTGTAACgcaaaagataaaaaatattCCTCAGCCGGGTTTTCACTTTTCAGTTTCCAGAAGTTTCAGATCATGAGACTTACGGAAGCAGATTGCCCGCTGACAACGCTGTCACAACTGCCGGCGCTGTCCATTTCAGCCAACATCTCGAGTCCAGTCCCACCGGGCCAGGTGTCACTTTTTGGCATTTTATCCAAAAGtcagaggccccagaatggcTGCGTCACTCTGGATGATGGGGAATATGTGACATCACAAATAGTTCATGCAGTttattttgtttagatttgttAAAATCGGTGTCACTAACATCTTTAAAGCTGATTTCGTGGGTCTGTTACAGACAGACTTCCTGTTTCGCTGGCAGACGGACTGACTAATGGAAACTCTGTCTAGTCCAGGTGTTTCTCATTGTCTCGTCAGTTGCTTGTATTTAACTTTCCTGGTTTCTTTCGTTGTCGGTTCATTGTTTGTGTTAGCGGTCGCTGTCACAAACAAGCGTACCCTTGTCAGGTCAgtggttttttgtttcctgGATTCTTTATTACAATGAGTTTAGATGTTTGAggacattttgtattttgatttttttttcccaagtacacatgaaagcatttttgtttttggtcataCATAACAATGTCCtttagctatttttagaacaggcccacCGGTTACTAATGTACAAGTTACAGGGGCTACCTGGTGCATTTAGAAAAATTACACTAACTTTCTAAATCCAAACCTACTCTTAACACAAGGTTAGAGTTTGGTAAAGGCTTAAGTCTTACAGTTAAGAttgaggtgagaggttttacTATACTAATGCTACCctattataaaaaacaaaacaaacaaaaaactttatatTCTACTTAATGCATACTTATTTTCAACTCAAACTCCAAACCTAACCTGACCCTAACCCAGTCTACAATGCCGCAAAAACTGAACTGCAATATGCTGAGGAACGACTTGTCTATGGGATGACTGCGCATTTTAACGTTGCGTTTATGATAAAGCATGTAAACTGGCATGTGACTCAGATTACAATACACATGCCTCTCCTAATCGTTCatt
Encoded here:
- the LOC144023673 gene encoding uncharacterized protein LOC144023673, which produces MPKSDTWPGGTGLEMLAEMDSAGSCDSVVSGQSASSDDNLEHLSAEEKACLMFLEETIESLDAEDDGGMSNDETDFLPDPGSLASRLADLSASMSKTKLNGLKKHNSMETIREKVENKPIQNYLVPTPFVLASSSNSSEPKLKSAIQLNKNKSLSFGNNCIQKPAAVDVPLEVKPKDNLKTGERGPLSYDALVYLRRSASTKKTPLCPTVDHTIDLVKRTPVTTEGPNGGNVGRSDRAISAAARFSRTGPPPVAQKPQRIPSNIAAKTDKEATPASNSSHGLKNATDPKVVRQEALQKLGLLKDQQSEPARLELPKSNSSVGNEFSKSPLRSPSFCYAPGPPGPRVKGLQNSASFHHHARCEQQAAWLPNNSKAAGPERAATFVVNRKNEIKQPEPRLKTVPEDQPVTPNASNSVAYTMMMVRGMGADRKEALRKLGLLRDESYK